TGGAAAACTTCCTTTTGCATCACCAATTGCATACACATTCTTATCCTTAAAATTTTCTTGAATTAAGGCCTTCATTCCAAACTGCGAACCTAGGCAATCACCGTCAGGGCGAATGTGGTGAAAAATAACAATATTTTGATATTTTTTAATTTTGTTTTCTATTTCCTTAAACAATTGTTTTTTTTCTTCGTTTATACTAATCATATTTTTTAACCTCTGCCTTTAGTTCATTAATTAAATTACGAATATCTCGACTATTTTTACATGTTGCTCCAGCTGCGAGTTCATGACCACCGCCAGGGGCAAATCTTTGACAAACGTGATTGATTCAAATTTTATTACTTCTAACTCTTGCTCTAATGCTGCCATCAGGTTGATCAATAAATAGCACTCAAACCTTACAGTCACCAATATTAGATAAAATGCCTACGTCGCTAGCTTCAGTTGGACTTAGATTAAACTTTTCAAGCATTTTTTTAGTAACGTGAAAATAAATAACATTGTCTTCTTTTTTATAATTGTAAAGTACATAAGCATTGAACTTTACTTTTTTCTCTTCTCTAATTGATAGTGGAAAGTTTATATCTCAAACCTTAAATCCTTCGGCATTGTGTAGATATGAAACAACATCAAAAGTACGTTTTTGAACATAATCATACATAAAACGGTTTGAGTCAGTATTAATTCCTAAATATAAATATCTTGCAGTTGGCAGAGAAATTTTTAAATTTGCCATCATAGCAATATAAGCAATTTGTTCAGCACTCGCAGCATAGGTTGCATCTTCTCAAGTATAATCATATGCAATATCCGGATCATTTGGATGATGATCAATACGTAGCATATGAGTAAAATGTTTTTCTAAAATAAGATTTGAAAATTGAATACGAATTGAATCATTTGCATCCACCACGATCCCAAGTGAATTATTAAGATATTTTTTATCAATATCTTCAAATTTATCAAAATCTCAAATCATAAATGGAAAGAGTTCTTTATTTTCTCCCAAAACAAACACATTTTTTTCAGGAAAATTGCTTTTAATTAGCTCCCTTAACCCAAACTGTGAACCCAAACAATCACCATCAGGTCGAATGTGATGAAAAATAAAAATATTAGCATGATCTTGAATTGCTTTAAGCGCAATTTCTCATGTATTTTTTGCCATAAAATTATCTCCTATTATATTTCGTTGAATATATTTAAATTATTAACTTAATTATAATATTTATTTCTTTAAAATCATAAGTAAATAAAATAAAAAGCATTTTCTATTTTTTAAATGCTTTAATAATTGATTTATTTTTATTTAAATAGATATAGCGATAACCTTCTTTTTCTAAGATATCTTCAACTATAAATTTTATTGCCCCACTGCCGTTTCCGGCAATGAAAGTATATGTGTTGTGATATTCATCTTCCTCTAATTCTTTTAAGGCATTCAAGACTATTGCTGTTGCTTCTATAGAATCACAACCATGTAAATCAACTTCTAACTCATCAAAATTAAAATTCATTAATATACCTTTTGACAATTAGGACATGAATATGTACCACGTTGATTTACTTTAATTTTTTCAGTTGCATTTCCACATTCAAGACATTTTTTGATTTTATCATTATGAATTCTTAAAAAGTTTTGGTATTCACCGATTTGTTTGTTAAGACTTTCATAGGAGAATAGTGTCGTTCCCCCTTTTCTAAAACTTTCATCCATAATGGTCCTAGCATTTTCTAAAATGTTGGCAATTTGTTCAACTGTTAAATGTGAAGAGGGTGTGGTTGGATGAATTTTAGATTTAAATAGTGCTTCATCAACATAAATGTTTCCAATTCCGGCGACAATACTTTGGTCTAATAATTTGGTTTTAATTGGTGTTGAAGAGTGATGAATTTTTTTAAAAACTTCACTCGCTAAATTTTTAGATGGTTCCATAGCAACTTTTGATAGCGGTAGAATTTTTCTGTAATTTTCATAATTTCTTAAATGAAAAGTGCCAAACATTCTCGAATCAACATAATGTAATGATTCACCACTATCAAAATATATTTTCATAATTAAATTTGAATCATGAGACTCTTGATTTTTTTGATAGAAACGATATTTTCCTTCCATTCTAAGATGTGATAATAAAATCAAATTATCACTTAGTTTAATAATAATATGTTTTCCAATATTTTCGATATCTAAAATCATTTTATTTTTTAAATTTTTAGCAAAGATATGTGAATCATATTCTTTAAATAATTTAGGCTTAAAAATAAGGACTTCACTAATTTTTTTATTGATAATATTTTCTCTTAAGGCTTGACATACGACCTTAACTTCTGGTAATTCTGGCATGCATTTATTATATTATCTTTTACCTTTATTTGCTATAATATGGTTGTGTTTAATAAATTTAATAAACTATTTATTTCAACTACTGACACAGTACTAGGAATTGGAGGAGCAGTTGAAGATGATGTTAAGAATTTAATTTATGAAATTAAAGGAAGAGATCGAAATAAAAAATTGATAATTTTAGTGGGTTCGATTCAACAAGCGCGAAGCTTTTGACAATGAAATAATGAAGCAGAAAAATTAGCAGAAAAATTTTGACCAGGACCAACAACCTTAGTGGTAAATGATCAAGGATTTAGAATGCCAAATCAAAAAAAATTATTAGCATATTTACAAGCTAATGGCCCAGTTTATATGTCAAGCTGTAATTTATCTGATGCGCCGGTTTGTCAAAATATCAAAGAAGCTAAAATAGTTTTTCCACAAATTAAACATTTTTATAATTTCGGGAAAATGACACAACAACCAAGCCAAATAATTAGTGTTGAAACAAAAAAAATATTGCGAAAATAAAGGAGACACAATACTTATGATAGTAAAAATTACAAGTGATCATGCCGGTTATTCAGCTAAAGAAGAATTAGCAAAAAGATTAGAAGCTGAAGGATACACAGTTGAATTACGTGGAGCAACTTCAGCTGATATCCCAGTATCATATTCGGATATGGGAATTGATTTTGCAAAAGAAATTGTTAAGGATAATGACCCAAATATTAAATATGTTGCATTTTGTGGTTCAGGAGTCGGCATTAGTATTGCTTTAAACCGTTTTAAAAAGATAAGATGTGCGAGAGTAACAAATACTGAAGAAGCTAAATTATCAAAATTACATAATAATGCTAATGTCCTATGTATGGGCGGAAGGCTATTAGATGCCGAACAAGTTGAAGCAATGTTTCACGAATGAGAAAAAACCGAATTCGAAGGTAACCGTCATATCCCTAGAGTGAATAAACTTGATGAAGTTGGTCAAGAAGTTAAATAGAAAAGTAGGTTTAGACCTACATTTTTTTATAACTCAGGCAAAATAACTTAAACAATCACTATACATAGTATGAAAACATAGTATGGCGGTTACAATCTAATTTTTTGTATTATTTCTAAATTAGAATATCTTATACATTTACTAATTTAACTATAAATTATCCTCAAATTTGAATTGTTTTATTTTATAAGATCGATATTCTATCATTACAGACTTGTAAAAAATATTCTAATCGTTATTTTTTAATGAGTGTACTTCAGCTAACACTGATTGCCCTTAGCGAATTAGTTAAAGATTCATAAATAAAGTGAGTTTTTTTGTTATTTAAAATAATTAATTTTGTTATTCATAACAAACGATGATTTATCTTCTAATGATTTTCATACTTTTGCTTTTAGATTTACAATAAATGTATTTTTGCAATGACTTTCCTTATCTAATCTATGTATTAGGGTAATCATTACTGAAATTATTTTTAACTAGATTTTTATTAGCTAAGTATAATTAAACTTTCGAAAAAAGAAAATAAAAAACTAGAAAAATTAATTTAAAAAAAGAAAAAGAAGTTAGAAAATGCTAACTTTTGTATATTTATCTTTATATTTTTTTGTTTTTTTAGAAAAGATTAAAAAATATGATAATATTAAAATACAAAACAGGTCGGAGCGAAAGCTGTTGGCCAACCATTCAAAAAGCTGGAGAAATCCAGCTTTTCACATTTAATTTTAATATTAATAAATTTATTAAATTTATAAATTCAATTAAACTACCAATTAATTTAATAATTTATGAAAATCATAGCAAGGCTTTTGTTGCATTTAGCGGTAATTTTTATATAAATAATTATGTATGTTATCTTAATTTTCATACTAGAAATAAAAAATGATATTCTCACCCTATTAATTTGCTAAAAGCTTGTAAATCTAAAAAATTTCCAATTTAGGAAAATAATTAAATTTGAATCTTTATACAAGTTAAATTTTATTGATTTAAATAAGAATATAAGTGCTAAAAAAGCAAAAGATATCTATAGACATTATGCAAAGAATTTAAAAATAACAATATTTTAATAATTTATAAGGTGGCAAAAGATTTTTTGCAAAATTAAATATTATATTCGAATATTCTAAGTGCTAGTATAACGCCGTTATTTTTGCAGTTGTTTTTTTATATCTAACCCGTGCATTGAAGCAGTGATGTCTATATTCTTCATAACGGTATTTACTATTAAAAATAAACTAAATTGAAGCAATTTAAAATCCTTTTTCACTTAATTTGTAGTATTTTATTTTTTCGGTGAATAAAAATTGTTTCAACATAAAAACACTCCTTATCTTGGAGTGTTTAAATTATGCAAACTTGATTAATACATTTATTTATTCGATTTTTGAAGTATTAAGTTTTCCAAAAATATTATGAATTTTGGTTGTGGTAATTCATGCGTCAGGATCGGCTTTTAAGACTTCTTGGCGAATCATATTTTGTTCTAGATATAAAGCAAATGTTTCAATTTTAACAGTTTCGGTATTAGTATATCCTGAAACCATTCTAGCAATGTTATATCCATGTCAGTAGTTAATTGCTTTAAAATGGGCAATAATCACATCTGGTTTCTTAGTATAAATTTCCATTTTGATCTTTTTATATTTTGGATAGATAAGTTCAATAAAGTAGTTATATAAGAAGACATAGCCAACTGTACATATTGCTCTTAGTAAAATTGCAGCATTATTCGTTGGTTTAGAATTTTGAGCTGAAATTGCTCCAGTTAGTTCAAGAAGTGAAATCAAAATAATTGAGAAGCTAGCAAAACATAAGGATACAATAACCGAAACGTGGCCAACACTCTTTTTCTTTTTTCTTGAAATATAGTAGATTATAAAATCACTACCAGCGGTTGAAGCAGAATTTTTTCAAGCAATTCCACCAGCTGAACCCGCACATATACCACCAATAACAGTGTAGATAATGATTGGTCAAGTTGGATTTGAATAACCGGTTTTTTGAATGGTATCAATAAATGTTTTAATATTTTGAATATCATTGTAAGTATAAACGACACTATTAATAGTAATAGTTCCACCTTCTTTTATACTTGAAAGATCCACGGCTTGAAAATCTTTTAATTTTAGAAAGTAATTTCCGTAAACATTTCATGGAATCAGGGTTCTAAATGAATTAACTGAATTTTCATTTTTAGGTGAATATCAGTTAACATAATAAATTGAAATTTTATCAAAGAAATTAGAAATAACTGGTATTAGTAAAAATGATTGAAATGCTACTTGCCAAATTAATCAATAAACTGTTAGTAGAGTGAATAAACGCGAATTTTTTTTCCAAAAGATAATAATAATTGGAAGGTTAATCGCGAGATAAATATAAGCAAAGTACGGAGCAGTTGCTGTAACGGTATATGTTAATGATTGAACCAAAGCTGAAAATCCTGTTGCAACTGTTGCTGCTTTTGCCAAAAATGTCGAAATCCCGACGTTATAGAGAATGGCCGAGATAAAAATCATGACCATTTTCTTAGGGAATTTAACCCAAATATTGAAAAAATTTAAATTGTATGGATTAAGAGAATTAGGATCAAAAATAGGTTTTTTATTTGGATCCTTGATTCTTTTTTTGGTTTGTTTGGTTACCATTTGTTGTTGTGATGTAATTTCTTGTGTTTTCATAATTGTATTGATGAAAATAATAATACCATTTTTTTATTTTTTTTACAAAATATTAAAATATTTGTATTTAGTCAACATATGAAGTATCAAATTCACCGACTAAACCATGAATATTAGAAATCGTAATTCACGCATTTTTATCCACACGTTTAACTTCATTAATGATCGTATCACGTTCTAAATATAGTGCAACAGTTTCGATTTTTCCAAATTCCGTGTGACTATAACCACCAACACCGTAGAAAATATTAAAGGCATGAATGTATCCAAATTTTTTGAATGCTTCAGCAACAATTTCTGGTTTTTTGGTATGAATATCAATTTTAACTTTTTTGTATTTAGGATAGAATTTGTTAACAATGAAAGTTAAAAGGAATAAATAGATAAATGTCCCCATAATACGAACAATAAATTGCTCTGGTCTTCATGGGTGACCTTTAATGTAACCAACTGATTCAAGTGACCCAACAACAATTGTTGAAAATGAAGAGAAACATAAAGCTACGATTAAAAATGTATTACCAATTGGCTTTTTAGTTTTTGAAGCTATATAGTTTGAGATAACAGAAGTTCCTCCAATTGAACCTTTTTGAGTTCAAGCAATAACTGAGGCAAATCCTTCGCATACCCCTCCTAATGAAGCGTAGACAATTACTGGTCATGTTTCTTTATTTCACACTTTGCCAGTAATATTATCTCCAATTTCTCCATATGGATCTCAATAGCTTCCTTTACCATTTGGATTATAAATTGAGAGACCTTCATTAATAAATTTGACAATTGGACTAGCGCCACCATAGTCAATAAAAATTAATTGAATTCCGACTTGGAACAACATTCAATAATATGTTAGCACCATAAACATCCGTGGATTTTTTCATCAAAAGAAAATCATAAGTGGTAGATTAACTAATACATAGAAAAGTCCATAGAATTGCTCAGTGCTAGGAGCAAGGAAAGTTATAATTTGTGAAAGTGAAGATGTTCCACTAGCAATAGTTGCTGCTTTTTTTAAAAAAACTGCAATTTCCACATTATAAAGAAAAGCACTCACAAGCATTCATAAAACTTTTTTAGGATAACGCTTCCAAATATTCATAATATTAATTTTTAAAGGATTAAGTTGCTCCTTATGTTCTTGAGCTAAAGCTTTCTTTTTAGCATAAAGGGCTGCCCTCTCTTCAAATGAAAGCATTTTTGGATTTTTTTTCATATCTTAATTGGCATCCTTTCCAAAATCAATTGATTGATTATTTTCTCTTATTGATTCATCGGCGAATTTATTATATTCCGGAATAAATGCCAATTCAACAACCCCTGTGCCACCATGACGGTTTTTTGCTACAATCACATTAGTTTTGGATAAATTTTGGAAAGGGCGCTCACTATCAAATGAGCTACTATTTGAATTTTCATTGACATTTTTTTGTTTATTATAATAATCAGGACGGTGTAAGAATAGAACAGCATCGGCATCATTTTCAATTGAACCCGATTCACGAAGATCTGACAAAATTGGAGTTTTATCTTCTCTTCTTTCCACGCTCCGACTTAATTGTGCTAATGAAAGAATAGGACAATTAAGTTCACGTGCTAATTTTTTAAGTCCACGAGAAATTTTACTTACTTCATTTTGTCGATTTTCTGATCCACGTAGAGAAGAGTCGGTGATTAATTGTAAATAATCAACAATTACTAAATCGATTTTTTTATTGTTAGCGGCAAAACGCCGTGACAAGGTAATAATATCGGATATTGTTAGTGATTCATCATTACTCAAATGAATATTTCACTTTTCAATATCATTAATAGCCCAATTTAAACAATTTCTTTCATCGTTAGTTAATAAATTCTTTTTAAGTAAACTAATTGGAATTAAAGATTCAATTGCCAGCATTCTCTGCACTAGTTGCATATTTGACATTTCAAGTGAAAAGAATAGTACAGTCTTACCAGCTTTTGCCACAGTGTTGGCAATATTTAGAGCAAATGCAGTTTTCCCCATTGCTGGACGGGCTGCTAAAATAATAAGATCTCCTGGATTGACGCCCAGAAGAAGCTCATCTAGCTCTTTAAAACCAAGTGACAGTCCCACACCAGTTTCATTATTTATATTACTATAGATATCTCGCACAATTTTTTTGGCGACATCACCAATTTTTTGATAATCTGAATTAATCTGTGAGATATCTATATCAATTAAATCAAGTTGTAAATTACTAATAATTTTATTAACTTCATCTGGATGTTTTTCAACTAGGTCTTTAGTTTTTTCTAATAGCTTATTTAAACTATCTCGTTTAAATTGATCAAGTATATTTTTAACATATGTATCAATTTCAGAACTATAACCGGCATTTTCAGTTATAAAAGTAATATAGTTAACGCCTTTATAATTTTGAACACCAATTTTGTCAATTAATTTTTTTGATACTAAATAATTAATTAAAATAGTAGCATCAAATGATTTCGAAGAATTATGGACTTC
The sequence above is a segment of the [Mycoplasma] phocae genome. Coding sequences within it:
- a CDS encoding DHH family phosphoesterase, producing the protein MAKNTWEIALKAIQDHANIFIFHHIRPDGDCLGSQFGLRELIKSNFPEKNVFVLGENKELFPFMIWDFDKFEDIDKKYLNNSLGIVVDANDSIRIQFSNLILEKHFTHMLRIDHHPNDPDIAYDYTWEDATYAASAEQIAYIAMMANLKISLPTARYLYLGINTDSNRFMYDYVQKRTFDVVSYLHNAEGFKVWDINFPLSIREEKKVKFNAYVLYNYKKEDNVIYFHVTKKMLEKFNLSPTEASDVGILSNIGDCKVWVLFIDQPDGSIRARVRSNKIWINHVCQRFAPGGGHELAAGATCKNSRDIRNLINELKAEVKKYD
- a CDS encoding DNA mismatch repair protein MutS: MNFNFDELEVDLHGCDSIEATAIVLNALKELEEDEYHNTYTFIAGNGSGAIKFIVEDILEKEGYRYIYLNKNKSIIKAFKK
- the mutM gene encoding DNA-formamidopyrimidine glycosylase, yielding MPELPEVKVVCQALRENIINKKISEVLIFKPKLFKEYDSHIFAKNLKNKMILDIENIGKHIIIKLSDNLILLSHLRMEGKYRFYQKNQESHDSNLIMKIYFDSGESLHYVDSRMFGTFHLRNYENYRKILPLSKVAMEPSKNLASEVFKKIHHSSTPIKTKLLDQSIVAGIGNIYVDEALFKSKIHPTTPSSHLTVEQIANILENARTIMDESFRKGGTTLFSYESLNKQIGEYQNFLRIHNDKIKKCLECGNATEKIKVNQRGTYSCPNCQKVY
- a CDS encoding L-threonylcarbamoyladenylate synthase, giving the protein MFNKFNKLFISTTDTVLGIGGAVEDDVKNLIYEIKGRDRNKKLIILVGSIQQARSFWQWNNEAEKLAEKFWPGPTTLVVNDQGFRMPNQKKLLAYLQANGPVYMSSCNLSDAPVCQNIKEAKIVFPQIKHFYNFGKMTQQPSQIISVETKKILRK
- a CDS encoding RpiB/LacA/LacB family sugar-phosphate isomerase, encoding MIVKITSDHAGYSAKEELAKRLEAEGYTVELRGATSADIPVSYSDMGIDFAKEIVKDNDPNIKYVAFCGSGVGISIALNRFKKIRCARVTNTEEAKLSKLHNNANVLCMGGRLLDAEQVEAMFHEWEKTEFEGNRHIPRVNKLDEVGQEVK
- a CDS encoding YitT family protein, translated to MKTQEITSQQQMVTKQTKKRIKDPNKKPIFDPNSLNPYNLNFFNIWVKFPKKMVMIFISAILYNVGISTFLAKAATVATGFSALVQSLTYTVTATAPYFAYIYLAINLPIIIIFWKKNSRLFTLLTVYWLIWQVAFQSFLLIPVISNFFDKISIYYVNWYSPKNENSVNSFRTLIPWNVYGNYFLKLKDFQAVDLSSIKEGGTITINSVVYTYNDIQNIKTFIDTIQKTGYSNPTWPIIIYTVIGGICAGSAGGIAWKNSASTAGSDFIIYYISRKKKKSVGHVSVIVSLCFASFSIILISLLELTGAISAQNSKPTNNAAILLRAICTVGYVFLYNYFIELIYPKYKKIKMEIYTKKPDVIIAHFKAINYWHGYNIARMVSGYTNTETVKIETFALYLEQNMIRQEVLKADPDAWITTTKIHNIFGKLNTSKIE
- a CDS encoding YitT family protein, which translates into the protein MKKNPKMLSFEERAALYAKKKALAQEHKEQLNPLKINIMNIWKRYPKKVLWMLVSAFLYNVEIAVFLKKAATIASGTSSLSQIITFLAPSTEQFYGLFYVLVNLPLMIFFWWKNPRMFMVLTYYWMLFQVGIQLIFIDYGGASPIVKFINEGLSIYNPNGKGSYWDPYGEIGDNITGKVWNKETWPVIVYASLGGVCEGFASVIAWTQKGSIGGTSVISNYIASKTKKPIGNTFLIVALCFSSFSTIVVGSLESVGYIKGHPWRPEQFIVRIMGTFIYLFLLTFIVNKFYPKYKKVKIDIHTKKPEIVAEAFKKFGYIHAFNIFYGVGGYSHTEFGKIETVALYLERDTIINEVKRVDKNAWITISNIHGLVGEFDTSYVD
- the dnaB gene encoding replicative DNA helicase, encoding MAVLNEKEISIANNEASLLGLLMREGDSYLEVGDILRPHMFHFPGNQILYEAISEVHNSSKSFDATILINYLVSKKLIDKIGVQNYKGVNYITFITENAGYSSEIDTYVKNILDQFKRDSLNKLLEKTKDLVEKHPDEVNKIISNLQLDLIDIDISQINSDYQKIGDVAKKIVRDIYSNINNETGVGLSLGFKELDELLLGVNPGDLIILAARPAMGKTAFALNIANTVAKAGKTVLFFSLEMSNMQLVQRMLAIESLIPISLLKKNLLTNDERNCLNWAINDIEKWNIHLSNDESLTISDIITLSRRFAANNKKIDLVIVDYLQLITDSSLRGSENRQNEVSKISRGLKKLARELNCPILSLAQLSRSVERREDKTPILSDLRESGSIENDADAVLFLHRPDYYNKQKNVNENSNSSSFDSERPFQNLSKTNVIVAKNRHGGTGVVELAFIPEYNKFADESIRENNQSIDFGKDAN